The proteins below come from a single Cannabis sativa cultivar Pink pepper isolate KNU-18-1 chromosome 3, ASM2916894v1, whole genome shotgun sequence genomic window:
- the LOC115711440 gene encoding alpha carbonic anhydrase 7-like, with the protein MKKYQSKPSFFLLFVITFSFSIIIRSATAQHDDEVEDEKEFDYAKDGAKGPNSWGEIKKEWSACTNGAMQSPIDLSNQRVKIVSQPGKQDLIENYIPSNATLKNRGHDISVQWDIGKAGSIIVDGTKYFLHQCHWHSPSEHTLNGTRYATEMHMVHISQDNKIAVIGVLFNIGTPDLFLSKLIGDITAMADTNEEKHLGVIDPSEIKLEEKKYYRYLGSLTIPPCTEGVVWILSKKLRTISADQVHQLRLAVHDFAERNSRPIQSLNSRQVHLVDG; encoded by the exons ATGAAGAAATATCAAAGCAAACCCAGCTTTTTTCTGCTCTTTGTGATTACTTTCTCATTCTCAATCATTATTAGATCAGCCACAGCTCAACATGATGATGAAGTTG AGGATGAGAAGGAGTTTGATTATGCAAAAGATGGTGCAAAGGGCCCAAATAGTTGGGGAGAGATTAAGAAAGAATGGTCTGCCTGTACAAATGGAGCAATGCAGTCTCCCATTGATTTATCTAATCAAAGGGTCAAAATTGTTTCACAGCCTGGAAAACAGGACCTCATAGAAAATTACATCCCTTCTAATGCCACCCTTAAAAATAGAGGCCATGATATTTCG GTCCAATGGGATATAGGTAAAGCAGGGTCAATCATTGTTGATGGCACCAAGTATTTCCTCCATCAATGTCATTGGCACTCACCTTCTGAACACACCCTTAATGGCACAAG GTATGCTACTGAGATGCATATGGTTCACATAAGCCAAGATAACAAAATTGCTGTAATTGGTGTTCTGTTCAATATTGGTACCCCTGATCTTTTCCTATCAAAG TTAATTGGAGATATAACAGCAATGGCTGATACTAATGAAGAAAAACATTTGGGGGTAATTGATCCATCAGAGATCAAGCTTGAAGAGAAGAAGTATTATAGATACTTAGGCTCTCTTACAATTCCTCCTTGTACCGAAGGTGTTGTTTGGATCTTAAGCAAAAag TTGAGGACAATTTCAGCGGATCAAGTACATCAACTTCGATTGGCTGTTCACGAT TTTGCAGAAAGGAATTCAAGGCCTATTCAATCACTCAATTCACGACAAGTTCACTTGGTCGACGGGTAG